The DNA region TCGGACTGATCGTCGCCAAGACCGCCGTCGCCGCCGAACGCGGGGTACGGATCCGCCTGAGCGAGGACTCCCGGCTCACCGAGCAGCCCGGCCACCTCAAGCGGCTGCTCACCATCGTCGGCAACCTGCTGGACAACGCGGTGGAGGCGGTCGGCAGCGGCGGGGAGGTCATCCTCGCGCTGGCCGAGGAGGAACACGCCATCACCCTCCGGGTCGCCGACAACGGCCCCGGCATCCCGTCCGGCGCCGCCGATTCGATCTTCGAGGACGGCTGGTCCACCAGCCCCGACCGGGGTACCGCCCGGCGCGGCCTCGGACTGGCCCTGGTCCACCGGCTGGTGCAGCGGCACGGTGGCACCATCACCGTCAGTCAAGGGCCGGGCGCGGTGTTCACCGTCGTCCTGCCCCTGCCGGACAACGACCCGGCACCCCTCGGCGCGGTCTTCACGGTTGCGCCCGCAGTACTGGAAGGTGCGCTGTGATCAGGACACTGGTGGTCGACGACGACTTCCGGGTGAGCGCCATCCACTCCGCCTACGTGCGCCGGGTGGACGGCTTCGAGGTGGTCGGCCAGGCCGGCTCGGTGGCGGCTGCCACGGCCGCCGTCCGGGAGTTGCGCCCCGACCTGCTACTGCTCGACCTCTACCTGCCCGACGGCAGCGGCCTCGACCTGCTGCGCCGACTGGTGGCCGAGGAGACCGGGCCGAGGCCCGACGCTCTGATGATCACCGCGGCCAGCGACGTCGCCTCGGTCCGCTCCGCGATGCAGCTCGGCGCCACCGGCTACCTGGTCAAGCCGTTCGGCTTCGCCGCCCTGGAGGAGCGCCTCGGCGCCTACCGGGAGCTGCGCGACCGGGTGGACGCCCTCGAACCCGGTGCGGACACGGCCCAGGCCGAGGTCGACGCGCTGTTCAGCGCCGCTCGCCCCAGCACGCTGCCCACCGTGTCCGCCAAGGGACATTCGGCGCCCACACTCGCACTGATCCTGGCCGCACTGCGCGGCGCTGGCTGCGACCTCTCCGCAGCCCAGGTCGGCCAGCAGACCGGGGTGTCCCGCGCCACCGCGCAGCGCTACCTCTCGTACCTGGTCCGGGAGCGGCTGGTGCGGCTGGAGCTCAAGTACGGCACCACCGGCCGCCCGGAGCACCGTTACCGGACGACCTGACGAGCATCCGGACGTCCCTGCGGGAAGGTTCGGCACCGCCTCGCCGCAGCTCCTCAGGTGGGGCGGCGCGCTGACCGGCTTCGGGCATGCGTACCTCCGGGCGGGGTGGCAGCGTGGAGGTGAGACCCGGATTCGCGGGGACGGCCTGCATGGACATGGTGGACAGCGCCACTGGGGGGACGGAACCCGGTGGACCGCGGGAGCACCGATCCACCAGAGGTCGGCTGCGCTCGCGGCCGTGGGCGCGCAGTGTCGCCGGGCAGGTGTTCCTGTGGCTGCTGGCCGTCGTGGTGCTGCTGGCCGGCGCCGGGCTGGCGGCGCTCAT from Kitasatospora cathayae includes:
- a CDS encoding response regulator → MIRTLVVDDDFRVSAIHSAYVRRVDGFEVVGQAGSVAAATAAVRELRPDLLLLDLYLPDGSGLDLLRRLVAEETGPRPDALMITAASDVASVRSAMQLGATGYLVKPFGFAALEERLGAYRELRDRVDALEPGADTAQAEVDALFSAARPSTLPTVSAKGHSAPTLALILAALRGAGCDLSAAQVGQQTGVSRATAQRYLSYLVRERLVRLELKYGTTGRPEHRYRTT